NNNNNNNNNNNNNNNNNNNNNNNNNNNNNNNNNNNNNNNNNNNNNNNNNNNNNNNNNNNNNNNNNNNNNNNNNNNNNNNNNNNNNNNNNNNNNNNNNNNNNNNNNNNNNNNNNNNNNNNNNNNNNNNNNNNNNNNNNNNNNNNNNNNNNNNNNNNNNNNNNNNNNNNNNNNNNNNNNNNNNNNNNNNNNNNNNNNNNNNNNNNNNNNNNNNNNNNNNNNNNCACCTATTTCATCTTGAAAGCATTTAAAACAATGCTTTACACTGACAGCGTGGCATGTTCCGAATAAATGAGTTTATGTAATCTACGTATATCATATTCTATTCCTCAGGTACATCGGTTACCAAGCTAATTTATATGCACAGCATATGAACATACATGTTCTACATAAATATTACGTGTATaactttgcatatatttttttatgcaatcacacacacatcagctctatctttctgtctttatacANNNNNNNNNNNNNNNNNNNNNNNNNNNNNNNNNNNNNNNNNNNNNNNNNNNNNNNNNNNNNNNNNNNNNNNNNNNNNNNNNNNNNNNNNNNNNNNNNNNNNNNNNNNNNNNNNNNNNNNNNNNNNNNNNNNNNNNNNNNNNNNNNNNNNNNNNNNNNNNNNNNNNNNNNNNNNNNNNNNNNNNNNNNNNNNNNNNNNNNNNNNNNNNNNNNNNNNNNNNNNNNNNNNNNNNNNNNNNNNNNNNNNNNNNNNNNNNNNNNNNNNNNNNNNNNNNNNNNNNNNNNNNNNNNNNNNNNNNNNNNNNNNNNNNNNNNNNNNNNNNNNNNNNNNNNNNNNNNNNNNNNNNNNNNNNNNNNNNNNNNNNNNNNNNNNNNNNNNNNNNNNNNNNNNNNNNNNNNNNNNNNNNNNNNNNNNNNNNNNNNNNNNNNNNNNNNNNNNNNNNNNNNNNNNNNNNNNNNNNNNNNNNNNNNNNNNNNNNNNNNNNNNNNNNNNNNNNNNNNNNNNNNNNNNNNNNNNNNNNNNNNNNNNNNNNNNNNNNNNNNNNNNNNNNNNNNNNNNNNNNNNNNNNNNNNNNNNNNNNNNNNNNNNNNNNNNNNNNNNNNNNNNNNNNNNNNNNNNNNNNNNNNNNNNNNNNNNNNNNNNNNNNNNNNNNNNNNNNNNNNNNNNNNNNNNNNNNNNNNNNNNNNNNNNNNNNNNNNNNNNNNNNNNNNNNNNNNNNNNNNNNNNNNNNNNNNNNNNNNNNNNNNNNNNNTTAGCAATGGCCAGAAAGTCATCGATGTCGTAACCGAAGAGATCGAAGTCCATCTTGTATCGCTCGTGCAGGGTCTTCATCTGCGCCTTCGTCAGTTCCCTGTAGTACTGAGGGGCGGCGTCGTGGGAGCTCTGGCCGTTCAGGTGCTTCCAGTTCTTGCCCTTTTTACCCTGGGGGGAAGATTTGGGTCACGAGGGAGGGCGGGGTTAGCGGTTTAATTGGAGGTGCGAGGGAGACTGAACGCTCGAGTTTGAATGTGCGNNNNNNNNNNNNNNNNNNNNNNNNNNNNNNNNNNNNNNNNNNNNNNNNNNNNNNNNNNNNNNNNNNNNNNNNNNNNNNNNNNNNNNNNNNNNNNNNNNNNNNNNNNNNNNNNNNNNNNNNNNNNNNNNNNNNNNNNNNNNNNNNNNNNNNNNNNNNNNNNNNNNNNNNNNNNNNNNNNCTTGTATAGGTTACAGGATATGGCAACTATCTTAGAATCATTGAATTTTAACAtgcataatatcatattaataccaTATCAATTCATGACAGTTTACAACCCCAGGAAACGTTAGGCTTATCAATACATAGGCTTACATCCACCCCGACAGCCCCCATCTATCAACGCCAGTCAAAACAGTCCTTCACATCACATCGTGGCCTAAGACGTAAACAGCTGATTAACACAACAAAGAATTCCCTTTACCTTGAGTTCCTTGAGGTTGGAAAGAACGACGAGAAACTGTTCATCTTCGGCCATTGTTTCCAGTTTCATGATGAGGGTGTAGTCAGTGGCACAAACGCTACACTGGGCCCAGTATGGTACCCAGCAGTTGAtctggtggggcgggggggggggagaatgattgATTATggttgttttgcattttttctgtgttttgtgagctatacatttttttatgaacgtctttttgttggttttgtagTTGTTGNNNNNNNNNNNNNNNNNNNNNNNNNNNNNNNNNNNNNNNNNNNNNNNNNNNNNNNNNNNNNNNNNNNNNNNNNNNNNNNNNNNNNNNNNNNNNNNNNNNNNNNNNNNNNNNNNNNNNNNNNNNNNNNNNNNNNNNNNNNNNNNNNNNNNNNNNNNNNNNNNNNNNNNNNNNNNNNNNNNNNNNNNNNNNNNNNNNNNNNNNNNNNNNNNNNNNNNNNNNNNNNNNNNNNNNNNNNNNNNNNNNNNNNNNNNNNNNNNNNNNNNNNNNNNNCANNNNNNNNNNNNNNNNNNNNNNNNNNNNNNNNNNNNNNNNNNNNNNNNNNNNNNNNNNNNNNNNTCGCCGTGGTCAGATTCCCAGTGGAATCGATCACATAGCGAGCAAACTCTTCGAAAGTCGGGAAGGGGGAAGTGTTGTTGGTCACGTGACTTCGGTATTTGGCGATGATCTCCTGCTGGATTTTCCTGAAGCCGAATTTAACGGGACTCGGTCGCATCTTCGTCATCTTGTCGCGGTAACCGGAGAGGAGTCTGGGTGaagaattattttttcattttatattttattttcttatttatgtatttgttcatttatttattagaaGAGGTGGGTAagaatatgtgtattcatatacagtaGGTGTTTACGTATGGTATGTGAGCGTATATGGTTATACCAATAATTACATGAAACGAAcgtaaaaaaagtaagaaaataacttcacgcacacacgcgcgcgcgcaggNNNNNNNNNNNNNNNNNNNNNNNNNNNNNNNNNNNNNNNNNNNNNNNNNNNNNNNNNNNNNNNNNNNNNNNNNNNNNNNNNNNNNNNNNNNNNNNNNNNNNNNNNNNNNNNNNNNNNNNNNNNNNNNNNNNNNNNNNNNNNNNNNNNNNNNNNNNNNNNNNNNNNNNNNNNNNNNNNNNNNNNNNNNNNNNNNNNNNNNNNNNNNNNNNNNNNNNNNNNNNNNNNNNNNATAGAGCAAAATATGCAATagataaaaataacccaaaacagCACCAGAACGTACCTGGCGAAGGGATGCCTGACGACGGTGACCCTTACACTTTCATTCATCACCTTCAGCTTCTCAAGGTCTGAGGAGGGACTCGGATAAAGCTTAAACACAACGTCATGTTTGGCTCCGTACTTCGCCTGTTGATTGCGGTATGCGGGAAGGGGTGGTTATTGTTAANNNNNNNNNNNNNNNNNNNNNNNNNNNNNNNNNNNNNNNNNNNNNNNNNNNNNNNNNNNNNNNNNNNNNNNNNNNNNNNNNNNNNNNNNNNNNNNNNNNNNNNNNNNNNNNNNNNNNNNNNNNNNNNNNNNNNNNNNNNNNNNNNNNNNNNNNNNNNNNNNNNNNNNNNNNNNNNNNNNNNNNNNNNNNNNNNNNNNNNNNNNNNNNNNNNNNNNNNNNNNNNNGGGGgaggtaatgataatggttgatGTGCTGTTTGATAATAAAgacagcaacattttttttttttagatatataaaggtAGAGGAAATTAATTTGATGTTTGCTTTTAGAACATACAATCTCTCGCAACAAtactgataaacaaacaaacaatacacaatggtaatgataaagaaaactatCACCCATTTTCCAGTAATTGATAAGAACTttccaataaacaaacaaacactcaaaatACTTGCCATGAGCTGCATTTTCTCTCGTTTTGCTTTTGGTAAGTTATCGGGAATGGCCGGATTGTCTTCGTTATAGTGCGCCAACTTGAGAAAGTTCGACAGCCAAGTTGTTGAGGCTACCTGTAAAGGAATAACTGGGCGTGGTTAGANNNNNNNNNNNNNNNNNNNNNNNNNNNNNNNNNNNNNNNNNNNNNNNNNNNNNNNNNNNNNNNNNNNNNNNNNNNNNNNNNNNNNNNNNNNNNNNNNNNNNNNNNNNNNNNNNNNNNNNNNNNNNNNNNNNNNNNNNNNNNNNNNNNNNNNNNNNNNNNNNNNNNNNNNNNNNNNNNNNNNNNNNNNNNNNNNNNNNNNNNNNNNNNNNNNNNNNNNNNNNNNNNNNNNNNNNNNNNNNNNNNNNNNNNNNNNNNNNNNNNNNNNNNNNNNNNNNNNNNNNNNNNNNNNNNNNNNNNNNNNNNNNNNNNNNNNNNNNNNNNNNNNNNNNNNNNNNNNNNNNNNNNNNNNNNNNNNNNNNNNNNNNNNNNNNNNNNNNNNNNNNNNNNNNNNNNNNNNNNNNNNNNNNNNNNNNNNNNNNNNNNNNNNNNNNNNNNNNNNNNNNNNNNNNNNNNNNNNNNNNNNNNNNNNNNNNNNNNNNNNNNNNNNNNNNNNNNNNNNNNNNNNNNNNNNNNNNNNNNNNNNNNNNNNNNNNNNNNNNNNNNNNNNNNNNNNNNNNNNNNNNNNNNNNNNNNNNNNNCTAAAAACATTCACGAAATATCACCGGCATATTCTCAGAATGAAACATTAGTATGACTGATATAAACTACTTGCAACATCTGTGCAATTGATATATATGCCTTTGAATGGCTAAGGGACGCACTTTGGGTCTCAGCAATGAAACTGTAAATATGTGgttaaaatcaaggaaaaaaacgttagtatatattgttaattgttaattattttgaACAATTCAACATAAGTACTTTCAGATCAGTAAAACATTCAATATCAAAGAATAATGGTAGGGAAAATATTACttttgagaaagaagaaaaacaaatacgtGTCGTAatcaattatatagtatatatggggtGACTAGACTTCAACGCCGATGTAGATAGTGACCAAGTAATTATATTAGCCAGTGTGATAAAAGACGAAACTAAGCTAAACNNNNNNNNNNNNNNNNNNNNNNNNNNNNNNNNNNNNNNNNNNNNNNNNNNNNNNNNNNNNNNNNNNNNNNNNNNNNNNNNNNNNNNNNNNNNNNNNNNNNNNNNNNNNNNNNNNNNNNNNNNNNNNNNNNNNNNNNNNNNNNNNNNNNNNNNNNNNNNNNNNNNNNNNNNNNNNNNNNNNNNNNNNNNNNNCTAAAAATCACACTCCTTTTATGTGAAAAGAAAACTAATGGCCACTCATTATAGACAGGAATcataaatgaattttattttttgtgtgatccTCATTGAGGAatgtacatcattattattgttcacaATTATCATAGGATTTAATGGCAAACAAAAATAGCTANNNNNNNNNNNNNNNNNNNNNNNNNNNNNNNNNNNNNNNNNNNNNNNNNNNNNNNaaaaaaaaaaaaatcctcttccatatactaataatcaaaccGGCTCTGGTGAATGTCGACAaccttcacatttttttctgttgcgAGATATCGTGCCCTACATTTAAATAACTGTTTAACAAGCCACTCTACCAAATGTAAACAAAGTACAGTACTTTCATAACCTGTTTGTACTATCCATGTGCGCTTCCCTGTCCATTGTGTAGACCTGCAGTGGATATAACAAAATCGGACGTTTTATCGAggtctttctccttgtttcaatgACCTCTTGTCCATTATAGAGGGGTTTCACGCCTAGGTGCTCAGGGTTGTCACGCAAGTTgcatatttttttcgtatttttatattctaGAGACCAGCTCAGTCTATGCTTTAACCATTAACAGTATGCTGCTTCGCGAGAGTGTGAGGCCTTGCATGCACTATTATGTTAGATATCTTTGTCTTTTAATCCTTTTGTTATCACTCTCTCGTTAACCGTTTTCAGCCATGCACTCTCTTTGTACATCCCTAATCATGGCCTATCACCAGTGTACATGCAAGCTGTATTAGATGTTCACAAAATTCAACAAAAGGACTTAGCACAACACATCTCCTTGGGGTTATAGAAATTGGGACCCAGCCGTATCACTGTCATGCCTTTAAGCCTCGCCTCAGTCCCCACGTCCAGCTTGCTTTTCTGCATGCCTTCCTCGGTAATACATAGTACATCTGATATCTTCTCCCTGTATTTATTTTCCTANNNNNNNNNNNNNNNNNNNNNNNNNNNNNNNNNNNNNNNNNNNNNNNNNNNNNNNNNNNNNNNNNNNNNNNNNNNNNNNNNNNNNNNNNNNNNNNNNNNNNNNNNNNNNNNNNNNNNNNNacatacacactttttttttttcttgtattcatctatttcatcattttacctttttattattcatccacctgctcccttctccctccaccgcGTTCATCTTATCATANNNNNNNNNNNNNNNNNNNNNNNNNNNNNNNNNNNNNNNNNNNNNNNNNNNNNNNNNNNNNNNNNNNcatatatattgcatttatctatttcatcctttcattttcgtatttttcatcctgtattcttctccctccatcGACTTCTAACCCTACCANNNNNNNNNNNNNNNNNNNNNNNNNNNNNNNNNNNNGAATCCCGTGCTGACCCTCCCTCTGCCTCACCAACGAAACTTTTGTGCTCAGAGCGTAACCGAGCAGGATTCGTCATTGCTTGCGCATTTGCAACTGTAAANNNNNNNNNNNNNNNNNNNNNNNNNNNNNNNNNNNNNNNNNNNNNNNNNNNNNNNNNNNNNNNNNNNNNNNNNNNNNNNNNNNNNNNNNNNNNNNNNNNNNNNNNNNNNNNNNNNNNNNNNNNNNNNNNNNNNNNNNNNNNNNNNNNNNNNNNNNNNNNNNNNNNNNNNNNNNNNNNNNNNNNNNNNNNcaaaagagaaagagaaacacacgtAGATAAAAATACGACTCAGgccgagagagcaagagagagaagcgaatgcAGTGTCCACAAAGGAAGCAGAGGAGAAGAGgcaagaagacaagagaagaataTGTTATAAGTACCGTTGAATTTTCATCGCAGTCTCCCATGAGAGGAATGGCCGGAGCAACTGAGAAAGGNNNNNNNNNNNNNNNNNNNNNNNNNNNNNNNNNNNNNNNNNNNNNNNNNNNNNNNNNNNNNNNNNNNNNNNNNNNNNNNNNNNNNNNNNNNNNNNNNNNNNNNNNNNNNNNNNNNNNNNNNNNNNNNNNNNNNNNNNNNNNNNNNNNNNNNNNNNNNNNNNNNNNNNNNNNNNNNNNNNNNNNNNNNNNNNNNNNNNNNNNNNNNNNNNNNNNNNNNNNNNNN
This window of the Penaeus monodon isolate SGIC_2016 chromosome 31, NSTDA_Pmon_1, whole genome shotgun sequence genome carries:
- the LOC119592883 gene encoding carbohydrate sulfotransferase 10-like; this encodes MRDDATAMCRDAHPAARIPERSRFVWDRKHSPSIVFCPNYKVASTTWLSNFLKLAHYNEDNPAIPDNLPKAKREKMQLMAKYGAKHDVVFKLYPSPSSDLEKLKVMNESVRVTVVRHPFARLLSGYRDKMTKMRPSPVKFGFRKIQQEIIAKYRSHVTNNTSPFPTFEEFARYVIDSTGNLTTKKCKTTIINHSPPPPPHQINCWVPYWAQCSVCATDYTLIMKLETMAEDEQFLVVLSNLKELKGKKGKNWKHLNGQSSHDAAPQYYRELTKAQMKTLHERYKMDFDLFGYDIDDFLAIANWGKGQTPPFLLDTQNINFSIFHGVMYYPASASHSSNIQCSKPRVLSLFGRTCSSYGSPR